One genomic region from Aureibacillus halotolerans encodes:
- a CDS encoding glycoside hydrolase family 3 N-terminal domain-containing protein, with the protein MTIDEKIGQLVQPFGWEMFTKNIDHSISLTPECKEDLRHSRVGALYGTLRADPWTGVTLETGLSKTFAAKATNSLQHFQIMNSRLGIPLLFGEECSHGHMSIGATVFPVPLSAASAWHPELYQKMCRAIAAETRSQGGAVTYSPVLDIVKDPQWGRTEETFGEDPYLTTVYAKAAVNGLQGNDIRDHDSIVATLKHFVAYGSSEGGRNAAPVHMGPLELHSIDLPPFRAAVDAGALSVMAAYNEIDGVPCTSSAALLKDLLRKEWGFDGMVITDCGAMHMLAHGHNTAENEEDAAAQSLRAGVDMEMSGQLFRKSLKRALEQGRVTVHDLDSATGAVLRLKFHLGLFEKPYVDEDRAATIVGAKEHSDIAEQLAEEAIVLLKNEAATLPLSKNIKRVAVIGPNADHMYNQLGDYTSPQARDQITTVADGVKELLGAEHVTVAPGCRIQGDDRSGFATALKTASEAEAVVMVLGGSSARDFGEGTVDLATGASVVTDNPHNDMECGEGIDRSTLHLLGVQLELAKEVKALGKTLIVVFINGRPILEPWIDDNADAILEAWYPGQAGGRAIARILFGEISPSGRLPLTIPRSVGQLPNMYHQKRTRGKRYLELDLTPLYPFGFGLSYTTFSYGKLDLSASEMKAAGTVQATIDIKNTGQYKGKEVVQLYVTDVHASVTQPERLLKAFKKIELEPGETKTVTFDINSTHLELINAKGEHLLEPGRFVLTVGPNALEGSTAEVSVH; encoded by the coding sequence ATGACGATTGATGAAAAGATTGGCCAGCTTGTGCAGCCTTTTGGTTGGGAAATGTTCACCAAAAACATAGATCATTCAATTTCGCTCACGCCCGAATGCAAGGAAGATCTGCGGCATAGCCGAGTCGGCGCTCTTTATGGAACGCTGCGCGCAGACCCTTGGACAGGCGTGACGCTTGAAACAGGCTTATCAAAAACGTTTGCTGCGAAGGCGACGAATTCGTTACAGCACTTTCAAATCATGAATTCAAGGCTCGGCATCCCACTTTTATTCGGCGAAGAGTGCTCGCATGGGCATATGTCTATTGGCGCTACCGTCTTCCCTGTGCCACTGTCGGCCGCTAGTGCCTGGCATCCTGAGCTCTATCAGAAAATGTGTCGTGCCATTGCTGCTGAAACACGAAGCCAAGGCGGTGCCGTTACATACTCTCCTGTTCTCGATATTGTGAAGGACCCACAGTGGGGACGTACGGAGGAAACATTTGGTGAAGACCCGTATTTGACGACGGTGTATGCCAAAGCTGCGGTCAATGGGCTTCAAGGCAATGATATACGTGACCATGATAGCATTGTCGCGACACTAAAGCATTTCGTTGCCTACGGAAGCTCCGAAGGCGGAAGAAACGCAGCTCCTGTGCATATGGGACCTTTAGAACTCCACAGCATTGACCTCCCTCCTTTCCGTGCTGCCGTTGATGCAGGGGCGCTGTCTGTGATGGCAGCCTACAACGAAATTGATGGGGTGCCATGTACATCTAGTGCTGCGCTTTTAAAGGATCTCCTTCGCAAGGAATGGGGATTTGATGGCATGGTTATTACCGATTGCGGCGCGATGCATATGCTTGCCCATGGACACAATACGGCCGAAAACGAAGAGGATGCTGCGGCTCAATCGTTGCGCGCAGGTGTGGACATGGAGATGTCTGGCCAGCTTTTCAGAAAATCATTAAAGCGTGCGCTTGAACAAGGGCGCGTGACCGTTCATGATTTGGATAGTGCGACAGGAGCAGTGCTGCGCTTGAAATTTCACTTAGGGTTATTTGAGAAACCTTACGTGGACGAAGATAGAGCCGCTACAATTGTTGGCGCCAAGGAGCATAGCGACATTGCCGAACAGCTCGCTGAGGAAGCAATTGTTTTGTTAAAAAACGAGGCCGCTACATTGCCCCTCTCTAAAAATATAAAACGTGTAGCCGTCATCGGACCAAATGCAGATCATATGTACAATCAGCTAGGGGACTATACGTCTCCGCAAGCGCGTGACCAAATTACAACCGTGGCAGATGGTGTAAAAGAGCTTTTAGGTGCTGAACATGTGACTGTTGCCCCAGGTTGCCGGATTCAAGGCGATGATCGCAGCGGGTTTGCAACAGCATTGAAGACGGCTTCAGAGGCCGAAGCGGTCGTGATGGTGCTCGGTGGTTCAAGTGCGCGCGATTTTGGAGAGGGCACTGTCGACCTGGCTACTGGCGCATCCGTTGTAACAGACAACCCCCATAATGATATGGAGTGCGGAGAAGGCATTGACCGCTCCACTTTGCATTTGCTTGGCGTGCAGCTAGAGCTTGCGAAAGAAGTCAAAGCTCTTGGCAAAACACTCATCGTCGTGTTCATCAATGGCCGCCCGATCTTAGAGCCTTGGATTGACGACAATGCGGATGCGATTCTTGAAGCATGGTACCCTGGACAGGCAGGTGGTCGTGCCATCGCCCGCATTTTGTTTGGCGAAATCAGCCCATCTGGTCGCTTGCCGTTAACCATCCCACGCAGCGTTGGGCAACTTCCAAATATGTATCATCAGAAACGCACGCGAGGAAAACGTTATTTAGAATTGGATCTCACGCCACTTTACCCGTTTGGCTTTGGTCTTAGCTATACAACGTTTTCGTATGGAAAGCTTGACTTGAGTGCATCAGAAATGAAAGCAGCCGGTACGGTTCAGGCGACCATTGATATTAAAAATACCGGTCAGTACAAAGGGAAAGAAGTCGTTCAATTGTACGTGACAGACGTTCATGCTTCTGTGACTCAACCAGAGCGCCTTTTGAAAGCCTTTAAGAAAATTGAGCTCGAGCCAGGCGAAACGAAAACCGTTACGTTCGACATCAACTCAACCCATCTCGAATTGATCAATGCCAAAGGAGAACACCTTTTAGAACCCGGACGCTTCGTTCTCACCGTTGGTCCCAATGCGTTGGAAGGGTCGACAGCTGAGGTTAGTGTTCATTAA
- a CDS encoding helix-turn-helix transcriptional regulator, with protein sequence MKKSERVLSNNLYLLRAEKRWTQKYVAEQLGVTRQTIHSLEANKYNPSLVLAFDISQLYEKSIDEIFSYEKKGERE encoded by the coding sequence TTGAAAAAAAGTGAACGTGTTCTGAGTAACAATTTATATCTTCTGCGGGCTGAAAAAAGATGGACACAAAAGTATGTAGCAGAACAACTTGGTGTGACTAGGCAAACGATACATTCACTTGAAGCAAACAAATATAACCCATCTCTTGTTTTAGCATTTGATATTTCCCAATTGTACGAAAAAAGCATTGATGAGATTTTTTCATATGAAAAGAAAGGAGAGCGCGAATGA